The Erigeron canadensis isolate Cc75 chromosome 4, C_canadensis_v1, whole genome shotgun sequence genome window below encodes:
- the LOC122598616 gene encoding uncharacterized protein LOC122598616 — protein MSSMLDNVIAKIMDCLPLKDAVATSILSTGWRFNWTLLTQLILDADIIGSLPRHFNKSDAMYKNVVPLPDISSSEVDCSTMGKLQLQNVSFIFIKGLENEVCLIKYILACSPMLKSIEILLDTSIGSNVNEKYKLANKLLKLHRTSPKAEVDIF, from the exons ATGAGCAGCATGCTAGATAATGTGATCGCTAAAATTATGGATTGTTTGCCGCTGAAAGATGCGGTGGCGACTAGTATTTTGTCAACAGGTTGGAGGTTTAATTGGACCCTTCTTACCCAACTCATACTTGATGCTGACATCATTGGTAGTTTACCTCGACACTTTAATAAAAGCGAT GCTATGTACAAGAATGTTGTCCCACTACCTGACATATCTTCTTCCGAGGTAGACTGCAGCACAATGGGGAAGCTGCAGCTTCAGAATGTGAGTTTCATATTTATAAAAGGTTTGGAAAATGAAGTATGTTTGATTAAGTATATACTGGCTTGTTCCCCCATGCTAAAGAGCATTGAAATTCTACTCGACACGTCCATAGGGAGCAATGTCAACGAGAAGTATAAGCTTGCTAACAAGTTGTTGAAGCTCCATCGAACCTCTCCAAAAGCTGAAGTAGATATCTTCTAG
- the LOC122596099 gene encoding vacuolar protein sorting-associated protein 20 homolog 2-like, whose translation MGNVFVKKPKITEVDRAILSLKTQRRKLAQYQLQLDKVIEAEKQAAKDLLREKKKDRALLALKKKKVQEDLLKQVDGWLVNVEQQLADIELASKQKAVFESLKAGNNAMKAIQGEINLDDVQKLMDDTEEAKAYQDEINAILGEKLSAEDEEEVLAEFENLEAQMAIQDLPEPPVSEPSSSKDEEKLDLPDVPTKAPVASEIVADKSQAVNTKVMEEPLAA comes from the exons ATGGGGAATGTATTTGTAAAGAAACCAAAGATAACTGAAGTTGATAGAGCCATTCTTTCTCTTAAGACCCAAAGGCGTAAACTTGCTCAATATCAGCTTCAG CTCGATAAAGTTATTGAAGCTGAAAAGCAAGCTGCAAAGGATCTACTTCGTGAAAAGAAGAAAGACAGGGCCTTGTTAgcactgaagaagaagaaggtacAAGAAGATTTGCTGAAACAAGTTGATGGATGGCTTGTTAATGTTGAGCAGCAA TTGGCAGATATTGAACTAGCAAGCAAGCAGAAGGCTGTGTTTGAGAGTTTAAAAGCAGGGAATAACGCAATGAAGGCGATCCAAGGTGAAATTAACTTAGATGATGTGCAAAAATTGATGGATGATACCGAGGAAGCCAAAGCATACCAAGAT GAAATCAATGCAATCTTGGGAGAGAAGTTGTCAGCTGAGGATGAAGAGGAAGTTTTAGCAGAATTTGAAAATCTTGAGGCTCAG ATGGCAATTCAAGATTTGCCAGAACCTCCTGTTTCCGAGCCATCTTCCAGTAAAGATGAAGAGAAGTTGGATCTGCCTGATGTACCAACGAAAGCGCCAGTTGCATCTGAAATAGTTGCTGATAAATCTCAAGCTGTAAATACAAAAG TTATGGAGGAGCCTCTAGCCGCTTGA
- the LOC122597217 gene encoding uncharacterized protein LOC122597217 — MLLSRIRGFKEFTLVHSRDAPVKLPTHLFNCLDLKHLKLERSIYPLSFRGFPKLLTLDLHNNASIQGHRYGELIACCPQLETLKLWDSDLRGQVKLADITNLKNVKMLALSLCLLDNMTMLRVSTVFQHISLLPKLLELCLRLENCTFLPEDAQNPVSANFPFLKTLAFCHMDFSSFSMLSFAFRMLIGCTTLQTLFISGIYKNDVPLPAIFSPDRSTMGQLQLQLQKVRFVSIKGLENEVCLIKYILACSPMLKSIEIRLTPYVGINNNEKYKLASKLLKLRRASPMAEIILYS; from the exons ATGCTCTTATCTAGAATACGAGGATTTAAAGAATTCACCTTAGTACATTCCCGTGATGCACCGGTTAAGTTGCCTACCCATCTTTTCAATTGTCTAGACTTGAAACATTTGAAGCTTGAACGCAGTATTTATCCTTTGTCTTTTCGTGGTTTTCCAAAGCTATTGACCTTAGACTTGCATAATAATGCAAGTATACAAGGCCACAGATATGGGGAATTAATTGCTTGCTGTCCCCAACTCGAGACTCTAAAACTTTGGGATAGCGACCTTAGAGGGCAAGTGAAATTGGCTGATATTACAAATCTCAAAAATGTCAAGATGTTAGCTTTGTCATTGTGTTTGCTTGACAATATGACTATGCTCAGAGTTTCCACAGTCTTCCAGCATATCTCTCTTCTTCCAAAACTTCTGGAGCTTTGTTTAAGGCTTGAAAACTGCACG TTCTTGCCAGAAGATGCTCAAAATCCGGTCTCCGCCAACTTTCCCTTCCTCAAGACTCTTGCATTTTGCCACATGGATTTTAGTAGTTTTTCCATGTTATCATTTGCTTTTAGGATGCTTATTGGCTGCACAACTTTGCAGACCCTTTTTATCTCT GGTATATACAAGAATGATGTTCCACTACCTGCCATATTTTCTCCTGATCGCAGCACAATGGGGCAGTTGCAACTGCAGCTTCAGAAAGTGAGGTTCGTATCTATAAAAGGTTTGGAAAATGAAGTATGTTTAATTAAGTATATACTGGCTTGTTCCCCGATGCTAAAGAGCATTGAAATTCGACTCACCCCGTACGTAGGCATTAATAACAATGAGAAGTATAAGCTTGCTAGCAAGCTGTTGAAGCTTCGTCGAGCCTCCCCAATGGCGGAGATCATCTTGTATTCATGA
- the LOC122598404 gene encoding F-box/FBD/LRR-repeat protein At1g13570-like → MEVVHHCCKASKVSPQGGDDFISSMPENVIANIMDRLPLTDAVGTSVLSPAWRFNWTLLTQLILDDDVVDSLPEDFNKSDISRLLLHLKQVTKFCLTITSNIKLDDADMYHWLMFLSRIRGFKELTLYNARPTPLKLPTHLFSCLDLKHLELCDCVLSPSPYFRGFPKLLTLELDDVSIPEHKYGEFIARCPLLETLKIWNRDLIGEVKLVEIAKLKNLKVVRLSSCLLDIHINMVRLSTVFHRMSLLPKLLDLNLSLKNCEFLLEDVAQTAFSSTFPFLKSLGLYHMDFSSVSMLSCAFAMIFGCPNLQALSIYAMYKNVIPLPTIFPSEVDCSTTGKLQLQKVTLVWIKGLENEVCLIKYILACSPKLKSIEIQLDSSIASNVNDKYKLANKLLKLHRTSPIAEVVIL, encoded by the exons ATGGAAGTGGTTCATCATTGCTGCAAAGCATCCAAAGTTTCACCACAAGGAGGAGATGATTTTATTAGCAGCATGCCAGAGAATGTGATTGCTAATATTATGGATCGTTTGCCGTTAACAGATGCAGTGGGGACCAGTGTTTTGTCACCAGCTTGGAGGTTTAATTGGACCCTTCTTACCCAACTCATACTTGACGATGACGTCGTTGATAGTTTACCTGAAGACTTTAATAAAAGCGATATAAGTAGACTTCTCCTTCATCTTAAACAAGTTACAAAATTTTGCCTCACTATAACCAGCAACATCAAATTAGATGATGCAGATATGTATCATTGGCTTATGTTCCTGTCCAGAATACGAGGATTTAAGGAACTCACTTTATATAATGCCCGTCCAACACCACTTAAGTTGCCTACCCATCTTTTCTCGTGTTTAGACTTGAAGCATTTGGAGCTTTGTGACTGTGTTTTGTCTCCCTCCCCTTATTTTCGTGGTTTTCCAAAGCTATTGACCTTAGAGTTGGATGATGTAAGTATTCCAGAACACAAGTATGGGGAATTTATTGCCCGGTGTCCCTTACTTGAGACCCTCAAAATTTGGAATAGGGACCTTATCGGGGAAGTGAAATTGGTTGAGATTGCGAAACTCAAAAATCTCAAGGTGGTACGTTTGTCATCGTGTTTGCTTGACATTCATATAAATATGGTCAGACTCTCCACTGTCTTCCATCGTATGTCTCTTCTCCCAAAACTTCTGGACCTGAATTTAAGTTTGAAAAACTGTGAG TTCTTGTTGGAAGATGTTGCTCAAACTGCATTCTCCTCCACCTTTCCTTTCCTCAAGTCTCTTGGATTATACCACATGGATTTTAGTAGTGTCTCCATGTTATCATGTGCTTTTGCAATGATTTTTGGCTGCCCAAATTTGCAAGCCCTTTCTATCTAT GCTATGTACAAGAATGTTATCCCACTACCTACCATATTTCCTTCAGAGGTAGACTGCAGCACGACGGGGAAGCTGCAGCTTCAGAAGGTGACTTTAGTATGGATAAAAGGTTTGGAAAATGAAGTTTGTTTGATTAAGTACATACTGGCTTGTTCCCCTAAGCTAAAGAGCATTGAAATTCAACTCGACTCGTCCATAGCAAGCAATGTCAACGACAAGTATAAGCTTGCTAACAAGTTGCTGAAGCTCCATCGAACGTctccaatagctgaagtagttATCCTCTAG
- the LOC122597218 gene encoding F-box/FBD/LRR-repeat protein At1g13570-like, producing MEVVHHRYKVSPKGEDIVSSMPDIVIASIMNRLPLKEAVATSAITKLVLNKPDWIELDVEDINHRVMFLSRIRGFEELTLTRCHKTPAKFPSHLFSCLDLKRLRLDDCVLSPPPYFHGFPKLLTLDLHDVSIRDHKYEELIALSPLLENLEIRNSNLIGEVKLVEIAKLKNLKMILMPLCMLDNMTKIRLSTVLQHLSCLPKLQELCLEFKNYEFLPEDFSQNRVSATFPFLKELCLYNVDFSRVSMFSCAFGMLFVSPNLQYLYITAMYKNVVPIPAIFPPDVDCSTMGQLQLRNVDLDSVKGLENEVWLIKYILACSPMLKSIKILLDETIESNEKEKYKLASKLLKLHRASPIAEVIFLD from the exons ATGGAAGTGGTTCATCATCGCTACAAAGTTTCACCAAAAGGAGAAGATATTGTTAGCAGCATGCCCGATATTGTGATCGCTAGTATTATGAATCGTTTGCCATTGAAAGAAGCGGTGGCGACTA GTGCCATTACAAAGTTGGTTCTGAATAAACCTGATTGGATCGAATTGGATGTTGAGGATATCAACCATAGGGTTATGTTTCTCTCTAGAATACGAGGATTTGAGGAACTCACTTTAACACGTTGCCATAAAACACCGGCTAAATTTCCTAGCCATCTTTTCTCTTGTCTAGACTTGAAACGTTTGAGGCTTGATGACTGTGTCTTGTCTCCTCCGCCTTATTTTCATGGATTTCCAAAGCTATTGACCTTAGACTTGCATGATGTAAGCATTCGAGACCACAAATATGAGGAATTAATTGCGCTTTCTCCCTTGCTTGAAAACCTCGAAATTAGGAACAGCAACCTTATAGGGGAAGTGAAATTGGTTGAGATTGCAAAACTTAAAAATCTCAAGATGATACTTATGCCATTGTGTATGCTTGACAACATGACCAAGATCAGACTTTCAACTGTCCTCCAGCATTTGTCCTGTCTTCCAAAACTTCAGGAGCTTTGTTTAGAGTTTAAAAACTACGAG TTCTTGCCAGAAGATTTTTCTCAAAATCGGGTCTCTGCCACCTTTCCATTCCTCAAGGAGCTTTGTTTATACAATGTGGATTTTAGTCGTGTTTCCATGTTTTCATGTGCCTTTGGGATGCTTTTTGTCAGCCCAAATTTGCAGTACCTTTATATCACA gCTATGTACAAGAATGTTGTCCCCATACCTGCCATATTTCCTCCAGACGTAGACTGCAGCACAATGGGGCAGCTGCAGCTTCGGAATGTGGATTTAGATTCTGTAAAAGGTTTGGAAAATGAAGTATGGTTGATTAAGTATATACTGGCTTGTTCCCCCATGCTAAAGAGCATCAAAATTCTACTCGACGAGACCATAGAGAGTAATGAAAAGGAGAAGTATAAGCTCGCTAGCAAGTTGTTGAAGCTCCATCGAGCCTCCCCAATAGCCGAAGTTATCTTCTTGGACTAA